CCGACTGCACCGCGGACATCGCCGGATGCTATGACGTCGATTAACGGCTTTACGGTTCCGCCGAGCGCCTCTACTATGGCTTCGACCGAGAACCCGGCCATGAGGTCGACGGGCTTTCCGGGGATGAGGACTCTTTCGGGAATCCTGTTGGGGAAGTTGTTTATCGCCATTTTGACGATGGCCTTCGCGGTGTCGTAGGCGTTTTCGGGGTGGAAATCGAAGTAGTACGAGCCGACGACCTTAGACTTCTCGCTGGTGGATATGATCTTCGTGTGGTAGCAGCTCGCCGTCCTGGGGAGCGACGGGAATATGCACTGGTAGTCGATGACCATCGCCTCAAGGGCCCCGGTCGCGATTATCAGCTCCTGGTTGAAGTGGTTTCCGGCCATCGGGACTCCTTTTCTCATGAGGAGTTCGTTGCCGGTGCAGCAGAGGCCGACGAGGTTGATGCCCTTCGCACCCGTCTTTTCGGCGAGCGCCTTCATATCGGGATCGTTTGCCGCCCTGACTATCATCTCGGAGAGCATCGGGTTGTGGCCGTGGAGCGAGATGTTGACGTGGTCTTCCTTTAAGACCCCGAGGTTGACCTGCGACTGGTTGATGGTGGGGGTTCCGAAGAGGACGTCCGAGATGTCGGTTCCCATCATCGATCCGCCCCACCCGTCGCCGAGTGACGCCCTCAGCCCGTGGAGGAGGATGTTGGCGTAGTTCGCACCGACTCCCATGTGGACCCTGTGCATGGCCTCGACGATCTCGCGGTCGACGCTCCGGGGGACGATCCCGGCGGCCTTCCAGATCTCCTTGGTCTGTTCGGGTGCACGGTCTGCGAACGTGACTTTGTTCTTGAAGGTCCCGAATTCGTAGAGAAGCTGGCGGCCGACATCGGTTGCGATCTCCTCCTTTTTTCTTCCCTTCGTTTCGACGCCCAGCTCGCCGGCGATCTTTTCAAGCTTTTTGACGTCGGTTATCTCGTATCCCTGTGCTTCGCCTGTTCCGGTCTTGTACAGGGTCTCGACGATGTCCCTTCCGTGATCGGAGTGGGCCGCGGCTCCGGTGGCGATTGTATCCAGCAGGTTCCTCGATACGACGAGGTCGGCGTCTGCGCCGCACACACCTCTTTCACGATGATGCTCGGGGATGATCCTGCATGGTCCCATCGCACAGCGGCTGCACGAGAGGCCGTCGGAACAGTAGCTGCACTGCGGCTGCTGCATCTCGAAACGGTCCCAGACGGTCTCGATTCCCTCTTCCATCGTGTGCTCCAGCATCACTTTCGCGAGTTCGTCGATCGTCCGCTCGTTCGATTTTTCTTTGATCACCTTCGGGTTCATCAGGGACATCTTTGCGCGATCCAGCTCGCAAGTGTCCAGTTTCCGGTCCACGAGGACGGGAGCCGGAATTTTTTTCTCCGTTTTCGCCTTTTTCTCCATATCTAATACCCCTCGATAAGGCACACTCATGATGCCTATAAGGCGAAATGATATCACATAATATATAGCGGTTTGCCAACCGGCGGAGTTTTGGTAATATTTCCGGGAACAAGCGTAGCAAAAAGGATGAAAACATAATTTCGGCAGAAAAGGGGAGGAACCTCCGGGCCAAATAATTAGGTTTAAGTATAGATCTGCCCTATATTTTAAGGCACAAATGATTTGCTGATATAGTGTAGTCCGGCCAATCATGCAGGACTCTCACTCCTGCGACTGGGGTTCGAATCCCCATATCAGCATGCAAATTTTAAGAAATAATTTCTCAGTCAAACTAAATCCTAGAAGAGGATAACTGACCGTAATTTTTAGGATCAAATATCTTCTGTTTTAAAAAACGATTTTTCAGTCCCTTTCTTCTGCATATCTACCCAGGCCTTTATATTACCATACAAATCCGTTTTATAGAAATCTTCCTCCTCATAGAGCTCCAGGCACAGTCTTTCAAGATCCCCTAAAACGACGTTTTTGCCGTTTTTCTGTGGATAATTGATGTTTATTTCGGACAGGAGCACACACATCAAATCATGTCCACGGCATATCTGCATAGGATGGTCGAAATATTCTTTCTTTTCAGACATCTCCTCAGAAAAAGCCGCCATAAAATCTTTAGATTTGGTAGGGTTGCGCCTGCAAATAAATTCCATCAGCTTTTTTTCGTTGATACTCAGGGAAGAAGGCTCGGTAAATTCCAAAAAAACATTCTTCTTCTTGCAGTTGATATGTTTAAAAATCATATTGAAGCCATATTTTTCATTAATATACAGAGATAATCCAATCAGCCGCGAACACTCGATAAGACGCCTTAAAAGATTTCCGTCTCTTATTCCCACATTTGCTTTTCTCTGGAAATTTCCTCCAACAGAACTTTTCTCGTATCTATTCAAGACCCTTTCAATTATTTTCTCAGATATTATCATCGTCTCAAGATCGTGAGAGTCGGTCATGAAGATATTTGCCGGGTCGTTTCTGCAATTTTCATAAAAGAAAGAGAAATCCCTGTCAACAATTCCAATAAACGATTCCTGCTTCTCATCAGGAATTTCTCCAAGGAGATTATCTATAATGCGAATTACGTTTTTTTTGGAATTTGCAAAACGTATTTCACAGGTCTCACGATTAAAAAAACGCGAATAGAACTCATAGTCATAAGGGCCTTCGGTTATGACAAATAATTTTTCCTTCAACGAAGGATAGTTTTTCTCCATTTTACGGATGGCACCACCAATTTCATCC
The Methanolacinia paynteri DNA segment above includes these coding regions:
- the cooS gene encoding anaerobic carbon-monoxide dehydrogenase catalytic subunit → MEKKAKTEKKIPAPVLVDRKLDTCELDRAKMSLMNPKVIKEKSNERTIDELAKVMLEHTMEEGIETVWDRFEMQQPQCSYCSDGLSCSRCAMGPCRIIPEHHRERGVCGADADLVVSRNLLDTIATGAAAHSDHGRDIVETLYKTGTGEAQGYEITDVKKLEKIAGELGVETKGRKKEEIATDVGRQLLYEFGTFKNKVTFADRAPEQTKEIWKAAGIVPRSVDREIVEAMHRVHMGVGANYANILLHGLRASLGDGWGGSMMGTDISDVLFGTPTINQSQVNLGVLKEDHVNISLHGHNPMLSEMIVRAANDPDMKALAEKTGAKGINLVGLCCTGNELLMRKGVPMAGNHFNQELIIATGALEAMVIDYQCIFPSLPRTASCYHTKIISTSEKSKVVGSYYFDFHPENAYDTAKAIVKMAINNFPNRIPERVLIPGKPVDLMAGFSVEAIVEALGGTVKPLIDVIASGDVRGAVGIVGCNNPKVQHDYGHVTLAKELIKNDILCVETGCAAVACGKAGLLMPDAAFLAGPGLKGVCKKLGIPPVLHMGSCVDCSRILVLLAELAKALGVGIDQLPAAGAAPEWYSQKAVSIGSYFVASGVYTVLGVMPKIAGSDNVVKLLTSGLNGVVNASFAVEPDPVAAAELITKHIDEKRKALGI
- a CDS encoding DUF4435 domain-containing protein, with product MEKNYPSLKEKLFVITEGPYDYEFYSRFFNRETCEIRFANSKKNVIRIIDNLLGEIPDEKQESFIGIVDRDFSFFYENCRNDPANIFMTDSHDLETMIISEKIIERVLNRYEKSSVGGNFQRKANVGIRDGNLLRRLIECSRLIGLSLYINEKYGFNMIFKHINCKKKNVFLEFTEPSSLSINEKKLMEFICRRNPTKSKDFMAAFSEEMSEKKEYFDHPMQICRGHDLMCVLLSEININYPQKNGKNVVLGDLERLCLELYEEEDFYKTDLYGNIKAWVDMQKKGTEKSFFKTEDI